The following is a genomic window from Paenibacillus thiaminolyticus.
CGATCTTGTAATCGACGGACGCGCCTACGCTTGCCGACTGGCTGTCACCGGAGGAAGCCCCGTCGCTATCCGCTCCTCCAGATGGGCTGGAGGAACCGGAACAGCCTGCCAGCGTCCATCCGATCATCGCGATAAGTCCCAACAACATCCAACGTCTCGTTCGATTATGCTTCATGCACATCACGCTCCTTGTTTTTTTGATTTATTTTTTTTGAAACTATGCTGAGAGAACCGGTCCAAAATAATAGCCAGCAGCACGACAGCGAGGCCAGCCTCGAAGCCCTGGCCGATCTTCAGCTGGGTAACGGAACGATAGACTTCGGCTCCAATCCCTTGGGCGCCGATCATGGAGGCGATAACGACCATGGACAGCGACAGCATAATCGTCTGGTTCACGCCGGCCATCAAGGTTGGCATGGCGACCGGAAGCTGCACCTTCCACAAGGTCTGCATCGGCGTGGAGCCGAAGGCGGAAGCGGCCTCCATCATGTCTTCAGGCACTTGGCGGATGCCAAGCTCGGTCAACCGGATCGTCGGCGGCACGGCGAAAATGACGGATGCAATGACGCCAGGCACGATGCCGAGTCCGAACAGAAATACGGCCGGAAGCAAATAGACAAAGGCGGGCATCGTCTGCATGAAGTCGAGCACCGGCCGCACAATCCGGGATACGTTGTCCGAACGGCCGCAGGCAATGCCAAGCGGAATGCCGATCACGATAGACAATAATGTCGATACGATGACGAGGGCCAGCGTGCTCATCGTCGGCTCCCAATAGCCGAGCGCTTCGATGATGAACAGTCCGATCAAGGTCAATAAGGACAAGGACCAGCGTCCGATCAGAAATGCGAGCACGGTGAAGATCGCAATGAAAATGTAGGCAGACGGCCAGGTGAGCAGATCGGTGATGCTCTCTACGCTGCGTTCGATTACTTTGGACAGAAATTGGAAGAATCCATCGGCATTCGTTCCGAGCCAATTCACTCCCTCTTCAACCCAATTACCTATCGGCAGTCGCATGCGACATCACCATCCCTTCCGTGTCTGTAGCGGCAGTATCCGTTCCAGTCGTGTCATTCGCTCCATTCGTTCCATTTGGCACATTGCCCGCCAGCGCGCCGAGAACCGCTCCACGCACGATCGCACCCATCAGCTTGCCATCCGGCTGGACGACAGCGATTGGAAGCTTGGCTTCGCCTGACAATGCGAACAGATCGTTCAACACCACATCCGGCGATACGGCAGGGACGTCGGTGAACATGACTTCCTGCAATGACTTGCCGCCGCGTGCCGCCTCACTGGCCTGCTCGGCTGTAACGACCCCTTGAAGAGACTTATCTTTGCCCACGACGAACAGGGTTGAGATGCCGATATCCCGCATGAGCTGCAGGGCGACGCGCGGTCCCCGATCAAGGGATACTGTCTCCGGCCGGCGCATGATGTGCGCTGCCGTCAGCACTTTCGATAAGTCCACTCCTTCAACGAATCGCTCCACGTATTCGTCTGCCGGATCCATCAGCATTTGTTCCGGGGTGCCGATTTGAACCAGCTTCCCGTCTTTTAATAACGCGATTCGATCTCCGATGCGGAGAGCTTCGTCCAAATCATGGGTAATAAAAATGATGGTTTTATGCATTTTTTGCTGCAATGCGAGGAGTTCGTCCTGCATATCCCGCCGGATAAGCGGATCAAGAGCACTGAATGCTTCGTCCATCAGCAGAACATCCGGATCATTAGCCAGCGCTCTGGCCAGTCCGACTCGCTGCTGCATGCCGCCGCTCAATTCGTCAGGATATTTCTGCTCCCAGCCGTCGAGTCCGACCAATCCGAGAGCTTCCCGCGCTTTGCGGTAGCGTTCTTCCTTCGTCATTCCTTGAATTTCGAGGCCGTATGCGGCATTGTCGAGGACGGTGCGATGAGGGAAGAGTGCGAACTTCTGGAACACCATGCCGATCGTCTTGCGGCGAACTTCCCGCAACTCCGACTCGCTTAGCTTGGAGATGTTCCGATCTTTCAACCAGATGTCTCCGTCCGTCGGTTCGATAAGACGATTCAGCATTCGCACCAGCGTGGACTTTCCGCTGCCGGAGAGGCCCATGATAACGAAGATTTCGCCTGGCTCGACGGAGAAAGAGACCTGATTGACGGCAACAGTCGCTTGTTTTTCTGTGGCGAGCCGTTCCCGGGACCACCCTTGCTTCAGCAGAGTGAGCGAGCGTTGCGCTTGCGGACCGAAGATTTTGGTCACTCCGTTGACTTTAATGATAGACAATCGTTTCACCTCTCTTGGTCTTGCCCGAATTCGTTTTTCCAACGCTTTCTATTGTAACCTTTGAAAATTTTCAATAACAACCTTTAAAACTGTTTGTAAATTACGTTCAGTAAAAACTGTACAAACTTATGCTGTCATATGCTCATCTTTCCTAAAGAATGCTGACCTATCCGGTACTTTACTTTTGAATCCATCTCTCATACAATGTTCGATGACGCCTTATACCGTTAGGAGATGCGGGATTCCCGAGCCGTCCCGAGTCGACCTCATCTTCCACTATATAATCAATGACTACGGTATCATTCAAAAGGAGTCGAATAACTAGCAGCAGCCAGGTTCGGCACAGGAGGAATTAGCACATGGCAACGTTCGCGCAGTTGACGCAGGAACAACAAGGGGCGGTGGAAAAAGCTCGCAATCGTGTCATAGAAGCGATCGGTCAAAATATGGACCTATACGGAATGACTCAATCCACAGGCCATTTGTACGGTTTGCTATTTTTCAGCGATCATCCGATGACGCTGGATGAGATGGGCAAGGAAATGGAAATGAGTAAGACGAGCATGAGCACAGGGGTCCGTACGCTGGTGGATATGAAGATGGTGCACAAGGTATGGGGCAAAGGCACGCGGAAAGACTTGTATCAAGTGGAGCCGGACTGGTACCAGACATTTGCCGATTACTTCGGCATTAAGTGGCGCAAGGCCATCGAAGTGAACTTATCCGCCATCCGGCGTTCCAAGCGAGAACTGGAGAACCTGCTCGCAGCGAATAGCGAGGACGAGACGCTGAGCGGCATCGTTCAGGCGGACATTGCCAAGATGCGGGAAGCGGAGCAGTATTACCACTGGCTGGATCAATTAATAGATGCACTGGAGAGCGGCGAAATTTTTCACTTTGTCCCGAAGCCGGGAACTCCTGAATAAACATAATGTTCGCTCCAAAAGACGGCCCCAAGCCGTCTTTTTTTTATGAATAAGCTCCTCTTTGTTTCTTATGATCGCTATCCCCATGGCTTAGGAGAGTTGGGTGTCCTCGTTCGCGCTTGTGGTCGCTATCCCCGTCTCGTACGTGGATATAGTCGATATCCCCGTCGTACAGGAAAGTGAAGTATCTTCGTCCGTACATATAGCTGGTATCCCCGTCGCACAGGAAAGTGGAGTATCCTCGTTCCCGCTTTTGATCGGTATCCCGATGGCGGGTAGAGTAAGTAGATAAAGCTGACGGCCTGAGCAGGTGGGATATTGAGAATAAGGCACAAAAGTGGAGTTGTCTGCCCCTGAGCGGTCGGCATATTGGCATAGGGCGCAAAAGTGGAGCTGTCCGTCTGACCAGATGGGATATTGAGGATAAGGCACAAAGAGAAGCGGACCGCCCTGACCAGATGGGATATTGAGGATAAGGCACAAAGAGAAGCGGACCGCCCTGACCAGATGGGATATTGAGGATAAGGCACAAAGAGAAGCGGACCGCCCTGACCAGACGGGATATTGGGCATAAGGCACAAAGAGAAGCGGACCGCCCTGACCAGATGGGATATTGAGGATAAGGCACAAAGAGAAGCGGACCGCCCTGACCAGACGGGATATTGAGGATAAGGCACAAAGAGAAGCGGACCCGCCCTGACCAGACGGGATATTGAGGATAAGGCACAAAGAGAAGCGGACCCGCCCTGACCAGACGGGATATTGGGCATAAGGCACAAAAAGTGGAGCGAGCTACCCTGACCAGACGGGATATTGAGCATAAGGACATGAAAGGATATGGTTTGACCTGAACTCACGGAGCGGTTGAGAGGAAATTGGTATGAACCCGGTTGGAGGGGGAGATGTGATGTATAATACATCTAACGAAGGGGTTCCTGCTTGGTCTTGACCTTCCTCCTCTGTTCCCTTCGTATAACGATGAAGATCTAGGGGGTAGGCGGCCATGAACCCGATTCGCAAGCCTCGTTCTTTTCAAATCGCTTTGTTTTGGCGGCATTTTGCCAACTACTTCGTCATCATTCTCATTCCTGTCATTGTCGCCTGCTTGTTGGCCCACTTCCTGATCGTATCTCTGATTGAGAAGGATGCGCAGAAGCTGAATAACGTTGTCTTGAGTCATTTTTCCGAACAGACGGACACCGCCCTGAATGCCTTGAAAACGAATATGATCAATATGCTCAGCACCTCCAATATCCGGAGTCTGTTGAAAGAGGCGGAGGATGATTCCTGGGACAGCCAGCGGCGCATGGAGCTGATTCACTCTCTGCGGGAGCAGTTAATTAAGCTTCAGTCCGACGAACTGGTGACGAGAGCATATTTGTATTTTGTTCATCATGATTTGGTCATTGACGCAGATACGTACACGGATAAGGCGTATTATTTCGATTTCCGCTATCCGATGAATGAGGCGGAGAAGACGGCTTATTTGGCCCAGTTTACTAAT
Proteins encoded in this region:
- a CDS encoding ABC transporter permease, which gives rise to MRLPIGNWVEEGVNWLGTNADGFFQFLSKVIERSVESITDLLTWPSAYIFIAIFTVLAFLIGRWSLSLLTLIGLFIIEALGYWEPTMSTLALVIVSTLLSIVIGIPLGIACGRSDNVSRIVRPVLDFMQTMPAFVYLLPAVFLFGLGIVPGVIASVIFAVPPTIRLTELGIRQVPEDMMEAASAFGSTPMQTLWKVQLPVAMPTLMAGVNQTIMLSLSMVVIASMIGAQGIGAEVYRSVTQLKIGQGFEAGLAVVLLAIILDRFSQHSFKKNKSKKQGA
- a CDS encoding quaternary amine ABC transporter ATP-binding protein, with translation MSIIKVNGVTKIFGPQAQRSLTLLKQGWSRERLATEKQATVAVNQVSFSVEPGEIFVIMGLSGSGKSTLVRMLNRLIEPTDGDIWLKDRNISKLSESELREVRRKTIGMVFQKFALFPHRTVLDNAAYGLEIQGMTKEERYRKAREALGLVGLDGWEQKYPDELSGGMQQRVGLARALANDPDVLLMDEAFSALDPLIRRDMQDELLALQQKMHKTIIFITHDLDEALRIGDRIALLKDGKLVQIGTPEQMLMDPADEYVERFVEGVDLSKVLTAAHIMRRPETVSLDRGPRVALQLMRDIGISTLFVVGKDKSLQGVVTAEQASEAARGGKSLQEVMFTDVPAVSPDVVLNDLFALSGEAKLPIAVVQPDGKLMGAIVRGAVLGALAGNVPNGTNGANDTTGTDTAATDTEGMVMSHATADR
- a CDS encoding GbsR/MarR family transcriptional regulator: MATFAQLTQEQQGAVEKARNRVIEAIGQNMDLYGMTQSTGHLYGLLFFSDHPMTLDEMGKEMEMSKTSMSTGVRTLVDMKMVHKVWGKGTRKDLYQVEPDWYQTFADYFGIKWRKAIEVNLSAIRRSKRELENLLAANSEDETLSGIVQADIAKMREAEQYYHWLDQLIDALESGEIFHFVPKPGTPE